The DNA segment CGGAGGGATAGGCCTCCTCGGCCATGGCGGGACGGCCCGCCCCCAGCAACAGCGCCATGGCGGCGGCGAACAGGATACGCATGGTTTTCCCCCTGGTGGCTATCGTCCCTCGAACTCGTCCAGCAATTGCCCGATTTGCCCGGAATCGGTCTGCTTCATGATGGTGCGGGCCAGCCCCTCGGCGGCGGCGAGGCTGAGCGAGCGGATACGGTTCTTGACCACCGGCAGGTTGGAGGTGGTCATGGACAGCTCGCGCAGGCCGAGGCCCAGCAGCAGCGGGGCGTAACGGGGGTCGCCGGCCATCTCGCCGCAGACGCTGACCGGGATATTGGCCCGGTGGGCGGCTTCGGCGGTGAACTGGATCAGGCGCAGCACCGCCGGGTGCAGCGGGTTGTAGAGGTGAGCCACCGCCTCGTCGGCCCGGTCGATGGCCAGGGTGTACTGCACCAGATCGTTGGTGCCGATGGCGAAGAAATCGGCGTGCCAGGCGATGGCGTCGGCCGACAGGGCCGCGCCGGGAATCTCGATCATGGCGCCGAGCGGCGGCAGCGGGTCGGGCAGGGCCACGCCCGCCTTGCGCAGGCGGCGGATCACCCGGTTCATCACCTCGCGGGTGGCACGCAATTCGCCCACCGTGGCGATCATGGGTATCAGGATGCGCACCGGGCCGTGCACGGCGGCGCGCAGGATGGCGGACAGCTGGGCCTCCAGCAGGTCCGGACGCGCGAGGCCGAGGCGGATGGCCCGCAGGCCCAGCGAGGGATTGGGCCCGATGGTGCAGCCCAGCGCCGGAGCCAGCTTGTCGCCGCCGGCGTCGAAGGTGCGCACCGTGACGGTACGCCCGCCCATGCGTTCGATGACGTCCTTGAGGATGCGGTACTGCTCGTCCTCGCTGGGCACGTCGTCGCGGTTCATGAACAGGAACTCGCTGCGCAGCAGGCCGATGCCCTCGGCCCCCGAATCCAGCACCGCCCCCACCTCGTTGGGCAGCTCCATATTGGCCTGCAGGCCGATGCGCCCGCCGTCCCGCGTCACGGCCGGCACGTCCTTGAGGCGGGCCAGCACGCGCCGGGCCCTGAGGAAGGCGGCGCGCTCCTTGCGATAGAAGACCAGGGTTTCCGGCTGGGGATTGATCACCACCAGGCCGTTGGTGCCGTCGATGATGACCGTCTCGCCGCCCTTCACTCCCGCCAGCAGGTCGGCGATGCCCAGGACCGAGGGCAGGCCCAGCGAACGGGCCATGATGGCCGTATGGCTTTCGCTGCCGCCCACCATGGCCGCCAGACCGGCCACCTGGGCGGGGTCGAGCAGGGCGGTGTCGGCCGGGGTCATCTCCTCGGCGACGATGACCGCGTTCTTGGGCAAGGCGGTGAAGGGGCGGTAGGCGGTATTGGTCAGGGCGCGCAGCAGGCGCCGCCCGATATCCTTGATATCGGCGACGCGGGCGGCGAGATAGGGGTCGTCCATGGCCTCGAAGCCACGGACGATCTCGTTGATCTCCTGCTGGACGGCGGCCTCGGCGTTGATGCGTTCGGCGCGGATGCGGGTCTCGACGCCGCGCAGCAGGCGCGAGCCGTGCAGCATCTGGCGATAGGCGTCCAGCAGATAGCCCAGTTCCTCGCCGGCCGCTCCCCCCAGGCGCCCGGCCTTGTCCTGCAACTGCTCCACCTGATGGCCGGCATTGGCGGCGGCCTCGGTGAAGCGGACGCATTCGGCATCGAGCCGGTTGGCGGGAATGCGCAGCTCGGGGACGGTG comes from the Magnetospirillum sp. 15-1 genome and includes:
- the ptsP gene encoding phosphoenolpyruvate--protein phosphotransferase, with amino-acid sequence MVMRGGSGTAGGRVRATAHPAVAPGVGGELVRDGLGVSRGIAIGTLYLHDSGTITVPELRIPANRLDAECVRFTEAAANAGHQVEQLQDKAGRLGGAAGEELGYLLDAYRQMLHGSRLLRGVETRIRAERINAEAAVQQEINEIVRGFEAMDDPYLAARVADIKDIGRRLLRALTNTAYRPFTALPKNAVIVAEEMTPADTALLDPAQVAGLAAMVGGSESHTAIMARSLGLPSVLGIADLLAGVKGGETVIIDGTNGLVVINPQPETLVFYRKERAAFLRARRVLARLKDVPAVTRDGGRIGLQANMELPNEVGAVLDSGAEGIGLLRSEFLFMNRDDVPSEDEQYRILKDVIERMGGRTVTVRTFDAGGDKLAPALGCTIGPNPSLGLRAIRLGLARPDLLEAQLSAILRAAVHGPVRILIPMIATVGELRATREVMNRVIRRLRKAGVALPDPLPPLGAMIEIPGAALSADAIAWHADFFAIGTNDLVQYTLAIDRADEAVAHLYNPLHPAVLRLIQFTAEAAHRANIPVSVCGEMAGDPRYAPLLLGLGLRELSMTTSNLPVVKNRIRSLSLAAAEGLARTIMKQTDSGQIGQLLDEFEGR